The genomic window TCGAGTACCAGACCGACAAGCGTCACTACGCTCACATCGACTGCCCCGGCCACGCCGACTACATCAAGAACATGATCACCGGTGCCGCTCAGATGGACGGCGGAATCCTGGTGGTCTCCGCCGCCGACGGCCCGATGCCTCAGACCCGTGAGCACGTCCTTCTCGCCCGTCAGGTCAACGTGCCCGCCCTCGTGGTCTTCATGAACAAAGTCGACATGGTCGACGACGACGAGCTTCTCGATCTGGTCGAGATGGAGATCCGCGAGCTTCTGGACAAGTACAACTTCCCCGGAGACGACGTGCCTATCATCCGTGGTTCCGCCCTTAAGGTTCTCGAGGAGAGCGACGGCACCAGAGAGGACAAATGGAGCAAGGCGATCTGGGAGCTTATGGACGCTTGCGACAACTACTTCCCCGATCCCGTCCGTGACACCGACAAGACCTTCCTCATGCCCATCGAGGACGTGTTCACCATCACCGGTCGCGGCACCGTCGTAACCGGTCGTGTGGAGCAGGGAGTTATCCACTCCGGCGACGAGGTGGAGATAGTCGGGATCAGGGA from Dethiosulfovibrio salsuginis includes these protein-coding regions:
- the tuf gene encoding elongation factor Tu is translated as MAKEKFERTKPHLNIGTIGHIDHGKTSLTAAISKSLASAGYADFSKFEDIDKAPEERERGITINIAHIEYQTDKRHYAHIDCPGHADYIKNMITGAAQMDGGILVVSAADGPMPQTREHVLLARQVNVPALVVFMNKVDMVDDDELLDLVEMEIRELLDKYNFPGDDVPIIRGSALKVLEESDGTREDKWSKAIWELMDACDNYFPDPVRDTDKTFLMPIEDVFTITGRGTVVTGRVEQGVIHSGDEVEIVGIRDTQKTVATSLEMFRKILDEALAGDNVGVLLRGTGKDDVERGQVLAKPGSIKPHTKFKAEVYVLKKEEGGRHTPFFKGYKPQFYFRTTDVTGAIELPEGVEMVMPGDNATFKVELI